Proteins encoded by one window of Lathyrus oleraceus cultivar Zhongwan6 chromosome 1, CAAS_Psat_ZW6_1.0, whole genome shotgun sequence:
- the LOC127137108 gene encoding uncharacterized protein LOC127137108 — MQVQVNRVSEALIEASTSEAETTIEVAGIPINHYEENCLVYQNNREFSRNRLKCGDLFFLHRMLVEKSWVDILDGEFDIEYAVKLCKFVENEVKSDLPAYGLCPPKDQIFHSFNIATFSSVKVVILGQKEPYAVKNRAMELAY, encoded by the exons ATGCAGGTTCAGGTCAACAGGGTTTCAGAAGCCCTAATTGAGGCTTCAACATCAGAAGCAGAAACCACAATTGAGGTGGCGGGAATTCCAATCAACCATTATGAAGAGAATTGTCTTGTTTACCAGAACAACCGCGAATTCAGCCGGAACAGACTTAAATGTGGAG ATCTTTTCTTCCTACATAGGATGTTGGTGGAAAAGTCGTGGGTAGACATTTTAGAT GGTGAGTTTGATATAGAGTATGCGGTTAAACTTTGTAAATTCGTTGAAAACGAGGTTAAGTCAGACCTGCCTGCATACGGTCTCTGTCCCCCCAAGGATCAAATTTTTCATTCCTTCAACATTGCAACGTTTTCTTCGGTTAAGGTGGTAATCCTTGGGCAGAAG GAACCTTATGCAGTTAAGAATAGAGCTATGGAATTGGCCTATTAG
- the LOC127137079 gene encoding F-box/kelch-repeat protein At3g23880 codes for MDDCKRSKSKIMSRQKRLRLRRNPNLVVGWRPELESEMATAEEINNDSVPSLPMDLVGEIFCRLPVKLLLQLRCMCKSWNCLISDRNFTRKHLSLSTSHRLHYAVYKSEPHELIHNSYPLDSVSVLSTNLTQQHLLLYNSITASCDGILCLQIKSKGLVALWNPSIRKFKELPPFETPQILNKVYPTFGFGYDHVSHHYKVIVLYYTAFSKLNSVDTTKVKVHTLGANCWKTIETFPFGAVLDEQAGTHVRGTIHWIAYTQWCRKGPLFILSFDLGNDSCQKLLPPHHADISPDYLTLSVLRDSLCLISDHHIWVMKEYGIHDSWTKLCSVTYIQDPSMRLSKALYVFDDDRLLLETHEETSPDEEWKRNLVVYDPKNDTFKVTMFKNFLYVCLESLISCS; via the coding sequence ATGGATGATTGTAAGAGGAGTAAAAGCAAAATCATGTCAAGGCAAAAACGTCTGCGTTTAAGAAGAAACCCTAATTTGGTGGTTGGTTGGCGGCCGGAGTTAGAATCAGAGATGGCAACGGCGGAGGAAATCAACAATGATTCAGTTCCCAGTCTTCCTATGGATCTGGTCGGTGAAATCTTCTGCAGGCTACCTGTGAAACTCCTCCTACAGCTCCGATGCATGTGCAAGTCATGGAATTGTCTAATATCGGATCGCAATTTCACGAGAAAGCACCTTAGCCTCTCAACCAGTCACCGGCTCCATTACGCGGTATACAAATCTGAACCACACGAGTTAATTCACAATTCTTACCCACTCGATTCGGTTTCGGTTTTATCAACTAATCTCACACAACAACATCTCCTTCTGTACAACAGTATCACTGCTTCTTGTGACGGCATCCTTTGTCTTCAAATTAAATCTAAAGGTTTAGTTGCATTGTGGAATCCTTCTATTCGGAAATTCAAGGAACTTCCCCCTTTCGAAACCCCTCAAATTCTTAACAAGGTTTATCCCACTTTTGGCTTCGGCTATGATCACGTTTCTCATCATTACAAAGTGATTGTTCTGTACTATACCGCATTTAGCAAATTGAACTCGGTTGACACAACTAAAGTAAAAGTTCATACTTTGGGTGCCAATTGTTGGAAAACCATCGAGACCTTTCCTTTTGGTGCTGTACTTGATGAGCAAGCTGGAACACATGTAAGAGGTACCATTCATTGGATTGCCTATACTCAATGGTGTCGGAAAGGTCCCCTCTTCattctttcttttgatttgggAAATGACTCTTGTCAAAAGCTTTTGCCTCCTCATCATGCAGACATCAGTCCCGATTACTTGACATTGTCTGTCTTGAGAGACTCCTTGTGCTTAATTTCTGATCATCATATTTGGGTCATGAAGGAATATGGAATTCATGATTCTTGGACTAAATTGTGCTCCGTTACATACATTCAAGATCCTAGTATGCGTTTGTCCAAGGCATTGTATGTTTTTGATGATGACCGACTGTTGCTAGAAACTCATGAGGAAACTAGTCCCGATGAGGAGTGGAAAAGGAATCTGGTTGTTTATGATCCAAAGAACGATACTTTTAAGGTTACCATGTTTAAAAACTTCCTATATGTCTGTCTTGAAAGTTTGATTTCATGTTCTTAA